In Sphingobacterium sp. PCS056, the following proteins share a genomic window:
- a CDS encoding SusC/RagA family TonB-linked outer membrane protein: MNTDDLYRIKLWSDLQKLFKSKGDSILLISKMLLFTLMSNAFMLSAYAQTPRKDSGVNGQVKYELTGVVVSSTDGTPLQGVSVRIDADNLQIKTSQDGRFQLTISNKNGKIRFSSIGFKSQELNYTAGVSMTVKLIPEDNKLEEVNVVSTGYQKIPKERATGSFAQADMNYYNTRPASTVLSRLKGLVSGLRFNNEKDISIRGQSTIFANDQPLIVVDGFAYSGDINMLNPEDILSVDVLKDAAAASIWGARAGNGVIVISTKKGVIGQPPVISFNTRISISSVPNLKYAPNYMDAKTYLSAEKLLFDSGRYNSAFDDTQNYPVISPYVQLLYQGQMAEAERLKETLTGYDVRKEISSTFYRNKLLQNYDLNISGGYDKGQYFTSIGYNKDLQTLNHNHGDRLTINMSNTFSISDRIKWTLGLNYIKSKNELDNTVSEVLSGSSFYPYSRFRDTEGNEVPYYPLFSSTWVDELAPQKSFLDWNYWPIQELGRTKNETTAHDIRAYTSLNLKLLKGLTADISSQMQQSFSNNNIVAPQESFLARNMTNQYAQILDGKVVGFNIPIGGIANFSKAQVRSANLRGQLNYNLVGNEWRLDALLGTEISQTNRASDYFRLYGYDAEILTAQPVDYRSYFTLNPYGTTAAIPNYTGQGKGISRFVSSFFNGSFAFRERYVFSLSGRVDGSNYFGVNANQKMVPLWSVGSKWRVSKESFFQNGIFDQFDLRATYGYSGNLASNLTGVTTLQYRSNAGFTGLPYATMVNLGNPDLRWERIGQANFAIDFRLANKWLEGSLEYYLKNGKDMIGDKPFAPSSGVSNMRGNYSTISGEGLDVKLTAHLVNRKSLSVRSDFYFSYTYDQVKAYDIGRTSVMYYTANDNIPRVGYPVHSLYSFEWAGLDPANGGPLIRDVAGNISGDYNELLNNLQAENLIYGGMTRAKYFGSWVNRVQLKNIEVGASILYKLGHVFRKPSLSYAELTSSSKLTGHAEFADRWQVVGDDLKTDVPSFTYPGNQNRDNIYQYSTVNVGKAAHFRLQDVYVSYKLQPDIGGRKTLLRLLCQVENLGLLWKANRWGYDPDYISGNASTLSTYPAPMQMTIGVSLTY, from the coding sequence ATGAATACAGATGACCTATATAGAATAAAGCTTTGGAGCGATCTCCAAAAGCTATTTAAATCCAAGGGGGATAGCATCTTGCTGATCAGTAAGATGTTATTGTTCACCTTGATGTCTAACGCTTTTATGCTGAGTGCTTACGCTCAGACACCCCGCAAGGACAGCGGGGTGAATGGGCAGGTAAAATATGAGCTAACTGGTGTAGTTGTATCTTCCACAGATGGTACACCACTGCAAGGAGTATCTGTTCGCATCGATGCCGACAACTTACAGATCAAAACTTCCCAAGATGGAAGGTTTCAATTGACGATCAGTAATAAAAATGGAAAGATCAGATTCTCTTCCATCGGTTTCAAAAGCCAAGAACTCAATTATACCGCAGGAGTATCAATGACTGTGAAATTGATACCTGAAGATAATAAACTCGAAGAAGTAAACGTAGTATCTACCGGATATCAGAAGATACCGAAAGAACGTGCAACAGGGAGTTTTGCTCAAGCAGATATGAATTATTACAATACGCGTCCCGCATCTACTGTTTTATCTAGATTGAAAGGACTTGTTAGTGGACTGCGCTTTAACAATGAAAAAGATATTTCTATAAGGGGGCAGAGCACAATATTTGCAAATGACCAACCTTTGATTGTTGTTGATGGATTTGCTTATAGTGGAGATATTAATATGCTCAATCCTGAAGATATCCTTTCTGTCGATGTACTCAAAGATGCGGCGGCTGCAAGTATATGGGGGGCTAGAGCAGGAAATGGTGTTATTGTAATATCAACTAAAAAGGGTGTTATTGGTCAACCTCCTGTAATTTCTTTTAATACTCGCATATCTATTTCATCAGTTCCTAATTTAAAATATGCTCCCAATTATATGGATGCAAAGACGTACTTATCCGCAGAAAAATTACTTTTTGATAGTGGACGGTATAATTCTGCTTTCGATGATACACAGAACTATCCGGTAATATCTCCCTATGTGCAACTACTTTATCAGGGACAAATGGCTGAAGCTGAACGTCTAAAAGAAACATTAACTGGTTACGATGTGAGAAAAGAAATATCATCTACCTTCTATAGAAACAAACTCCTCCAAAACTATGACCTTAATATCAGCGGAGGTTATGATAAAGGGCAATATTTCACGTCGATAGGTTATAACAAGGATTTACAAACTTTAAATCACAACCACGGAGATCGGTTGACAATCAATATGTCAAATACCTTTTCAATTTCCGATCGTATTAAATGGACGTTGGGATTGAATTATATCAAATCAAAAAATGAATTAGATAATACGGTTTCAGAAGTTTTAAGTGGCAGTAGCTTTTATCCATATTCCCGCTTTCGGGACACTGAAGGAAATGAAGTGCCTTACTATCCTTTGTTTAGTAGCACCTGGGTTGATGAGTTGGCTCCCCAAAAGAGTTTTTTGGACTGGAATTATTGGCCAATACAAGAATTGGGTCGTACAAAAAATGAGACTACAGCACATGATATTCGTGCTTATACATCGCTCAATCTGAAATTGCTGAAAGGACTTACTGCCGATATCAGCAGTCAGATGCAACAGAGCTTTTCTAATAATAATATTGTGGCTCCGCAAGAATCTTTCCTAGCCCGCAATATGACCAATCAGTATGCACAAATACTGGATGGAAAGGTGGTGGGTTTTAATATTCCGATTGGAGGTATTGCAAATTTTTCAAAAGCACAGGTACGCTCAGCTAATCTCAGAGGGCAGTTAAATTATAATTTAGTTGGTAATGAATGGCGTCTTGATGCGTTATTAGGAACAGAGATCTCACAGACAAACCGAGCTTCGGACTATTTTAGGCTGTATGGCTACGATGCCGAAATATTAACTGCTCAACCTGTAGATTACCGATCGTATTTTACTCTTAATCCTTATGGAACTACTGCAGCGATTCCAAATTATACTGGTCAGGGAAAGGGAATTTCTCGCTTTGTATCTTCCTTTTTTAATGGATCTTTTGCTTTTCGAGAACGCTATGTTTTTTCACTCAGTGGTCGGGTAGACGGTTCAAATTATTTTGGAGTCAATGCAAACCAAAAGATGGTTCCACTTTGGTCTGTAGGTTCAAAATGGCGAGTATCGAAAGAATCTTTTTTCCAAAATGGAATATTTGACCAGTTTGATTTGAGAGCAACTTATGGCTATAGCGGTAATCTTGCATCTAATTTAACTGGTGTTACCACTTTGCAATATCGAAGTAATGCGGGTTTTACAGGACTTCCTTATGCAACGATGGTCAATCTCGGAAATCCTGATCTCCGATGGGAGCGTATCGGTCAGGCTAATTTTGCTATAGATTTTCGTTTAGCAAACAAATGGCTGGAAGGAAGTCTGGAATATTATCTGAAAAATGGTAAAGATATGATTGGTGATAAACCATTTGCTCCCAGCAGTGGTGTATCCAATATGAGGGGTAACTATAGTACCATTTCTGGTGAGGGGTTGGATGTAAAATTAACCGCACATCTTGTTAATAGGAAGTCTTTGAGTGTGCGATCTGATTTTTACTTCAGCTACACTTATGATCAAGTAAAAGCATATGACATAGGTCGCACTTCTGTCATGTATTACACGGCGAATGACAACATCCCCCGTGTAGGATATCCTGTGCATAGTCTATACAGTTTCGAATGGGCGGGGCTTGACCCAGCTAATGGTGGCCCACTTATCAGGGATGTCGCAGGAAATATAAGTGGCGATTATAATGAGCTACTCAATAATCTACAGGCGGAGAACCTGATTTACGGAGGAATGACTCGCGCCAAGTATTTCGGTAGTTGGGTGAATCGTGTCCAGCTAAAAAATATTGAAGTAGGAGCGAGCATACTTTATAAATTGGGACATGTATTTCGTAAGCCGAGTTTATCTTATGCAGAGCTGACAAGTTCTAGTAAACTTACTGGACATGCTGAATTTGCAGATCGTTGGCAAGTGGTAGGTGACGACTTGAAAACAGATGTTCCCAGTTTTACTTATCCCGGAAACCAAAATCGAGATAATATCTATCAGTACAGCACGGTCAATGTGGGCAAAGCTGCTCATTTTCGCCTGCAAGATGTATATGTTTCATACAAGCTTCAGCCTGACATAGGGGGGAGAAAGACACTTCTTCGATTACTTTGTCAGGTTGAGAATTTAGGCTTACTGTGGAAAGCGAATAGATGGGGCTATGATCCGGATTACATCTCTGGAAATGCCAGTACTTTGAGTACTTACCCGGCGCCGATGCAAATGACAATTGGTGTCTCTTTAACCTATTAA
- a CDS encoding RagB/SusD family nutrient uptake outer membrane protein, with translation MKIIYAITAVLLCTTISCSSSWLEVKPDQSLVVPTSVKDLQAWLDNVSEFNRSSSFGNMEVTADNLYLTDATYNALSTVAARNIYSWAKGGNDFYEGQGSAGWHDAYEKLLQINIINEGVNKVNRMTDPEGWDNVKGSALFYRAFYHYALLSEFCQAYSENDLLGIPIKSSGNVNDKMVRSSVKASYDHVVNDLKDAESLLPVTAINKMRPSRMAVWAMLSRVYLAMSDYSTALHYARLCLSNNDVLLDYNKLNTAASFPFDRFNAEVIFSVYIANPAVLSQTNHVIDSTLYRSYAENDLRKQLFFRLNAGLPRFKGGYFGVANCFAGLALDEVYLNAIECLIRTEQLNDAMILFNKFMSTRWKVGQYSEVAFKDLNNALSLVLEERRKSLLFRCLRLSDIKRLNKTLQQQVFMKRKINGVEITLMPNDPKYALPIPQKELLISEMPQNPR, from the coding sequence ATGAAAATAATATATGCTATAACAGCAGTCCTTTTATGCACAACAATAAGTTGTTCGAGTTCATGGCTCGAGGTAAAACCAGATCAGTCATTGGTTGTGCCTACGAGTGTTAAAGACCTTCAGGCTTGGTTAGACAATGTTTCTGAATTCAATCGATCTAGTTCTTTTGGAAACATGGAAGTTACAGCAGACAACCTATATCTTACTGATGCTACATACAATGCACTGAGTACAGTTGCGGCACGCAACATCTATTCATGGGCAAAAGGTGGAAATGATTTTTATGAAGGACAAGGAAGTGCAGGCTGGCACGATGCTTACGAGAAATTACTGCAGATAAATATCATAAACGAGGGAGTTAACAAGGTCAATAGAATGACTGATCCCGAAGGTTGGGATAATGTAAAAGGTAGCGCGTTATTCTATCGTGCATTTTACCATTATGCGCTATTATCTGAATTCTGTCAAGCGTACAGTGAGAATGATCTTTTAGGTATTCCGATCAAAAGTTCTGGAAATGTCAATGATAAAATGGTCCGTAGCTCAGTGAAGGCTAGTTATGATCACGTCGTCAACGATTTAAAAGATGCGGAGTCATTGTTGCCGGTCACAGCAATTAATAAAATGAGACCATCAAGAATGGCGGTATGGGCTATGCTCTCGAGGGTCTATCTTGCTATGTCGGATTATAGTACCGCTCTACATTATGCGCGGCTTTGTTTATCCAATAATGATGTATTGCTAGATTATAATAAATTAAATACGGCGGCTTCATTTCCATTTGACCGTTTTAATGCTGAGGTGATATTTTCGGTGTATATCGCAAATCCAGCAGTGCTGTCTCAGACTAATCACGTGATCGATAGTACACTTTATCGTTCTTATGCCGAAAATGATCTTCGTAAGCAGTTATTCTTTCGTCTAAATGCTGGATTACCTCGTTTTAAAGGTGGATACTTTGGCGTCGCAAATTGTTTTGCAGGATTAGCTTTAGATGAGGTATATCTCAATGCAATTGAATGTTTGATACGGACCGAGCAATTGAATGATGCAATGATTTTGTTTAACAAATTCATGTCAACGCGTTGGAAGGTAGGTCAATATAGCGAGGTTGCTTTTAAAGATCTAAATAATGCATTATCACTTGTTCTGGAAGAAAGGCGTAAATCTCTATTGTTCCGATGTTTACGTCTGTCCGATATCAAGCGGCTTAATAAAACTTTGCAGCAGCAAGTTTTTATGAAAAGGAAAATCAACGGCGTGGAGATTACTTTAATGCCTAATGATCCTAAGTATGCTCTTCCAATTCCGCAAAAAGAGTTATTGATTAGTGAAATGCCCCAAAACCCAAGATAA
- a CDS encoding TlpA family protein disulfide reductase, producing MRKKIIILFIILCRTLLLEAQNKSNFTIQLKGFDSYDKAVVTVQHLDEHADVLKNETELINGNIFPLEGGVGTIKLDQVPNNFILTVNLYSRGTRYGLIANWFVNNTDSIVIEDNDSKRNFDRISINGRGSALYELQYKLDGIVGNRITYPNYPTTLDYFTSDFARSFGYDRAVDMNIEVGRLINETGFDSNCKKWMLTNMFYKIYTAYFLKPLILSFVSNDLERTRAIKDVFNQFKSNYGNGAVPGNMKLSTDYMLFYLLYSKLEATFSEENKVEYQLHKLQTDFKGESLEKMAYAYLSRTFYQVKGADRLNILNWMISITKSPMRLVKLEEMRAIGAGMPFPDFELTDLKGKRWTKNDLLGKVVFFDFYYTGCGNCVTYFKNKVSKAEEHFRKNEDVVFVSVSIDKNFEVWRRSVESEKYNSEHSLKLYTNGEGNNHVLIKNLRINGYPFPILMGKNGLIETSDNVNLGIASSSAETLIKTIEKSLIH from the coding sequence ATGCGAAAAAAGATAATAATTTTATTTATAATACTTTGTCGCACTTTATTACTTGAAGCACAGAACAAATCAAATTTTACGATTCAATTGAAAGGATTTGATTCATACGACAAGGCAGTGGTTACTGTGCAGCATCTGGATGAACATGCCGATGTATTAAAAAATGAAACAGAACTGATTAATGGAAATATTTTTCCACTTGAGGGCGGAGTGGGCACCATCAAACTGGACCAAGTACCTAATAATTTTATATTAACCGTTAATTTATATTCGAGAGGAACTAGATATGGTTTAATTGCAAATTGGTTTGTGAATAATACCGACAGTATTGTTATTGAGGATAATGATTCAAAGCGTAATTTTGATCGTATTTCCATTAACGGACGTGGGTCGGCCCTATATGAATTGCAATATAAACTAGATGGAATAGTTGGAAATAGAATTACTTATCCAAACTATCCAACAACACTTGATTATTTTACCAGTGATTTTGCTCGATCATTTGGTTATGATCGAGCTGTTGATATGAATATTGAAGTTGGAAGATTGATCAATGAAACTGGTTTCGATAGTAATTGTAAAAAATGGATGCTCACCAATATGTTTTATAAAATATATACTGCTTATTTTTTGAAGCCATTAATACTATCTTTTGTATCAAATGATCTAGAGCGAACAAGAGCGATTAAAGATGTTTTCAATCAATTTAAATCTAATTATGGGAATGGTGCAGTTCCGGGAAACATGAAGCTATCGACAGACTATATGCTTTTTTATTTACTTTATTCAAAATTAGAGGCAACATTTTCAGAGGAGAACAAAGTAGAATATCAGTTACATAAGTTGCAAACTGACTTTAAAGGCGAATCTTTAGAAAAAATGGCTTATGCTTATCTATCCAGGACATTTTATCAAGTAAAAGGAGCTGACAGATTGAATATTTTGAATTGGATGATTTCAATAACAAAGTCACCGATGAGATTGGTTAAGCTGGAAGAAATGAGGGCAATTGGGGCGGGAATGCCTTTTCCAGATTTTGAATTAACAGATTTGAAAGGTAAACGCTGGACAAAAAATGATCTATTGGGTAAAGTAGTTTTCTTTGATTTTTATTATACAGGTTGTGGAAATTGTGTTACTTATTTTAAAAACAAGGTTTCAAAAGCTGAAGAACATTTTAGGAAAAATGAAGATGTTGTTTTTGTGAGTGTAAGTATCGATAAAAATTTCGAAGTTTGGAGGAGGTCGGTCGAATCTGAAAAATATAATTCTGAACATAGTTTGAAACTATATACCAACGGAGAAGGTAATAATCATGTTCTTATAAAAAACCTTAGAATAAATGGGTATCCTTTTCCAATTTTGATGGGTAAGAATGGTCTAATTGAGACTTCGGATAATGTCAATTTAGGAATAGCTAGTTCCAGTGCCGAAACACTGATAAAAACCATAGAGAAAAGTTTGATTCATTAA
- a CDS encoding MauE/DoxX family redox-associated membrane protein: MEHIINNKGNKVHPATSTKNGSLIRRSARWIKPRIPTLIIYGYAFLYFYTGIAKLQIIAEFIRGNSKIPYLGKYAELIGWGIPILEILLAVLLIVPVNKIKRFALHASTFLMGIFALYLTLMVAFVEKKLCNCGGVIESMGWKTHIIFNVVWFIAGIYALKKTKIINN; encoded by the coding sequence ATGGAACATATCATCAACAACAAGGGCAACAAAGTACACCCGGCAACATCCACAAAAAATGGTAGTTTAATCCGTCGGAGTGCACGTTGGATCAAGCCTCGCATACCTACTTTGATTATTTATGGCTATGCTTTTTTATATTTCTATACAGGAATTGCGAAGCTGCAAATTATCGCTGAATTTATTCGGGGAAACAGCAAGATCCCCTATTTAGGGAAATATGCTGAACTGATCGGCTGGGGCATTCCCATCTTGGAAATCCTGCTGGCTGTATTATTGATTGTCCCGGTAAACAAGATAAAGCGTTTTGCCCTACATGCATCTACTTTTTTGATGGGCATATTCGCACTTTATCTGACCTTAATGGTCGCTTTTGTTGAAAAAAAACTCTGTAATTGCGGAGGTGTGATCGAATCCATGGGCTGGAAAACACACATTATCTTTAATGTGGTCTGGTTTATCGCCGGAATCTACGCCCTAAAAAAAACAAAAATTATAAACAATTAA